A genomic window from Flavobacterium sp. I3-2 includes:
- a CDS encoding bifunctional salicylyl-CoA 5-hydroxylase/oxidoreductase (catalyzes the conversion of salicylyl-CoA to gentisyl-CoA), whose amino-acid sequence MKITVIGGGPGGLYFSILTKKAMPHCEIDIYERNKPDDSFGFGVVFSDETLGEFLKRDMQSYELIRSEFAYWDDIVVARDGKKVSVAGNGFCGCSRKTLLKLLHQRCQEEGIRLHFEQNIENLEPFKDSDIIVAADGIGSGVRTQFQNQFGTQIQMKTNRFVWLGSTKPLDAFTYFFRTTPFGSIVAHTYQYEEGMSTWIFECSNETWEKLQFEVDNENDTVSKLSEIFKNELDGHPLITNKSHWRQFPHVTNKNWSYKNIVLIGDAKATAHYSIGSGTKLAMDCAIGLSDAVIANPSNVQAAFEQYEKTRRNPVEMIQYAATVSLDWFENMDRNNQHPFYQFSFGCMTRSKKVTYENLRLRDKSYTDKVLNEFKEINQFESNSAAYTPFKFRDLIIENRIAMSAMGQYQAENGLINDWHFQHYTSRALGGLGLVFTEMTAISDEGRITLGCPGIYNDEQTNAWKRINDFIHKHTKTKTAIQLGHAGRKSQISKNLIAASPLPFSENYPTPSEMNREHMQQIINQFVIAAQNAENANFDMIELQAHHGFLLATFLSPLTNNRTDTYGGSIENRLRFPLEVFDAIRNVFPKEKPISVRISATDWSENGISENDVYAISKAFKEAGADIITVSTGNTVVNQQPKGGRMWQVPFADAIRNTVHIPTITAGNITDIDQINTIILSGKADLVALGKPLLLDPYFAIKAKAYEAIENIEAPISYEKGIQTLVSSEQTSRKQIEKMKRALKPKSNKK is encoded by the coding sequence ATGAAAATAACAGTAATTGGTGGCGGACCTGGCGGATTATATTTTTCTATTCTGACCAAAAAAGCGATGCCACATTGTGAAATTGACATTTACGAAAGAAACAAACCCGATGATAGTTTTGGATTTGGTGTTGTTTTTTCTGACGAAACACTAGGCGAATTTTTAAAGCGCGACATGCAATCGTATGAGCTTATCCGAAGCGAGTTTGCTTATTGGGACGACATTGTTGTAGCTCGAGATGGAAAAAAAGTCAGCGTTGCCGGCAATGGATTTTGCGGATGTTCAAGAAAAACACTTTTAAAATTATTACATCAACGCTGCCAAGAAGAAGGCATTCGTTTACATTTTGAACAAAACATCGAGAACTTAGAACCTTTTAAAGATTCAGATATAATTGTAGCTGCAGACGGAATTGGAAGCGGAGTTCGAACGCAATTTCAAAATCAATTCGGAACACAAATTCAGATGAAAACCAATCGTTTTGTTTGGCTAGGTTCTACAAAACCTTTAGATGCGTTTACATATTTTTTCAGAACTACGCCTTTCGGAAGCATTGTTGCTCACACCTATCAATACGAAGAAGGCATGAGTACTTGGATTTTTGAATGCAGCAACGAAACTTGGGAAAAATTACAATTCGAAGTTGATAACGAAAACGACACGGTTTCTAAACTTTCTGAAATATTTAAAAATGAATTAGACGGACATCCGTTGATTACAAATAAATCGCATTGGCGTCAATTTCCGCACGTAACCAACAAAAACTGGTCGTACAAAAATATCGTTCTTATTGGCGATGCAAAAGCAACTGCTCATTATTCGATTGGTTCGGGAACAAAATTGGCGATGGATTGCGCTATCGGTTTGTCAGATGCTGTGATTGCAAATCCTAGTAATGTTCAAGCAGCATTTGAACAATACGAAAAAACCAGAAGAAATCCGGTTGAAATGATTCAGTATGCGGCAACGGTTTCTTTGGATTGGTTCGAAAATATGGACCGAAACAATCAACATCCTTTTTATCAATTTTCTTTTGGATGTATGACGCGTTCTAAAAAAGTTACCTACGAAAATTTACGTTTACGAGATAAATCATACACCGATAAAGTTTTAAATGAATTCAAAGAAATTAACCAGTTTGAATCGAATTCGGCAGCTTATACTCCTTTTAAATTTCGAGATTTAATCATCGAAAATCGAATAGCGATGTCGGCAATGGGACAATATCAAGCAGAAAACGGATTGATTAACGATTGGCATTTTCAACATTATACATCTCGCGCTCTAGGCGGATTAGGTTTAGTTTTCACAGAAATGACAGCTATTTCTGACGAAGGTCGCATTACTTTAGGTTGCCCAGGAATTTACAACGATGAACAAACCAATGCTTGGAAACGAATCAACGATTTCATTCATAAACATACAAAAACAAAAACGGCGATTCAATTAGGTCATGCGGGTAGAAAAAGTCAAATTTCTAAAAACTTAATAGCTGCTTCTCCGTTACCTTTTTCGGAAAATTATCCAACGCCTTCTGAAATGAATCGTGAACACATGCAACAAATCATAAATCAATTTGTAATTGCAGCTCAAAATGCAGAAAATGCAAATTTTGATATGATTGAACTTCAAGCGCATCATGGCTTTTTGTTAGCAACATTTTTATCTCCATTAACAAACAATAGAACGGATACATATGGTGGCTCGATTGAAAACAGATTACGCTTTCCGTTAGAAGTTTTTGATGCGATTCGAAACGTATTCCCGAAAGAAAAACCAATTTCTGTACGTATTTCTGCAACAGATTGGTCAGAAAATGGAATTTCTGAAAATGATGTTTACGCAATTTCAAAAGCATTTAAAGAAGCTGGAGCAGATATCATAACCGTTTCTACAGGAAATACAGTCGTAAATCAACAACCAAAAGGTGGTAGAATGTGGCAAGTTCCATTTGCTGATGCGATTAGAAATACGGTACATATTCCTACAATTACCGCAGGAAATATCACAGATATCGACCAAATTAACACTATTATTTTAAGTGGAAAAGCAGATTTAGTTGCTTTAGGAAAACCACTTTTACTTGACCCTTATTTTGCAATTAAAGCAA
- a CDS encoding flavin reductase family protein: MQILVEKTESNTLYKLLTGLVIPRPIGWISTKDENGINNLAPFSFFNIVGEDPPHIMFSTVRTGNKNKDTLNNVLATKEFVVNLVTEDLVEQMNLTSNNVTSDVDEFELANLTPIPSQTIKPMRVGESKAHFECEMVHHYFLENHTNGGACVVIGKVKMIHVNEEILLDNYKINLETYKPVARLAGSNYSKLGEIFTIKRNL, encoded by the coding sequence ATGCAAATTTTAGTAGAAAAAACAGAATCAAACACACTTTACAAACTTCTTACAGGTTTAGTAATTCCACGTCCGATTGGATGGATTTCTACTAAAGACGAAAACGGAATAAATAACCTTGCTCCTTTCTCATTTTTTAATATTGTCGGCGAAGACCCGCCTCATATCATGTTTTCAACGGTAAGAACAGGAAACAAAAATAAAGACACCTTAAACAATGTACTAGCTACAAAAGAATTTGTAGTAAATCTGGTTACCGAAGATTTGGTTGAACAAATGAATCTTACATCAAACAATGTAACATCGGATGTAGACGAATTTGAATTAGCCAACCTAACTCCTATTCCATCACAAACTATAAAACCAATGCGTGTTGGTGAATCAAAAGCTCATTTTGAATGCGAAATGGTTCATCATTATTTTCTAGAAAATCATACAAATGGAGGCGCGTGCGTGGTTATTGGAAAAGTAAAAATGATTCATGTAAATGAAGAAATCTTGCTCGATAATTACAAAATCAACTTAGAAACTTATAAACCTGTTGCTCGATTAGCTGGTTCTAATTACAGCAAATTGGGAGAAATTTTTACAATCAAAAGAAACTTATGA